A genomic window from Flavobacterium hankyongi includes:
- a CDS encoding class I SAM-dependent methyltransferase: MSTTKFIPALGYDFLSDYYDLAIKITMPEKKFRNRLVDFVNPKEDEKILEFGFGTAQNIIILKQRFPDSDVQGVDIDPKIKSIAEYKLNKAGIHAPLFLYDGNKLPFEDKSFDKVYSSLVFHQLDSVTKLKCLLEINRILKPEGELIIGDWGKAKTKWMRFSFYLVQLLDGFKTTNDNVNGLMIKYISDARFKNVEEIDHINTSIGTYSYYLANKINY; the protein is encoded by the coding sequence ATGAGTACAACAAAATTTATTCCAGCATTGGGTTATGATTTTTTAAGTGATTACTATGATTTAGCAATCAAAATAACTATGCCTGAGAAAAAATTCAGAAACAGGTTAGTAGATTTTGTTAACCCTAAAGAGGATGAAAAAATATTAGAATTTGGGTTTGGAACAGCTCAAAACATTATTATTCTCAAACAACGATTTCCTGATAGTGATGTTCAAGGTGTTGATATTGACCCTAAAATTAAATCAATAGCTGAGTATAAATTAAATAAGGCAGGAATTCACGCACCGCTTTTTTTGTATGATGGAAATAAGTTGCCATTTGAAGATAAATCATTTGATAAGGTTTATAGTTCTCTTGTTTTTCATCAGTTAGATAGTGTCACAAAATTAAAATGCTTACTGGAAATTAATAGGATACTAAAACCAGAGGGTGAGCTAATTATTGGAGATTGGGGTAAAGCAAAAACAAAATGGATGCGGTTCTCATTTTACTTAGTTCAATTACTTGACGGTTTCAAAACCACCAATGATAATGTAAATGGTTTAATGATAAAATACATTTCAGATGCAAGATTTAAAAATGTAGAGGAAATAGACCATATCAATACATCAATTGGTACTTATTCTTATTATTTAGCAAATAAAATTAATTATTAA
- a CDS encoding heavy-metal-associated domain-containing protein, whose translation MKKINIVYVLVASMVLMFSMKSNAQISKAEIRATGLTCSMCSNAINKQLKSLPEVVNVETDLNTNTFTVTLKEGNELSPKVFKEKVEKAGFFIGSLVVTAKPETIAKNSYILVNDKPNNVTEIQFQVIDKGYVTEKEYKKLSKSYKNVETYASNNEDDFHIKILN comes from the coding sequence ATGAAAAAAATAAATATAGTTTATGTATTGGTTGCATCAATGGTTTTGATGTTTTCAATGAAAAGTAATGCTCAAATTTCAAAAGCTGAAATTAGAGCAACCGGACTAACATGTTCAATGTGTTCAAATGCTATAAACAAGCAGCTTAAAAGCTTACCCGAAGTGGTTAATGTGGAAACAGATTTAAATACAAATACATTCACGGTAACACTTAAAGAAGGTAATGAATTAAGCCCAAAAGTATTTAAGGAGAAAGTAGAAAAAGCAGGTTTTTTTATCGGTTCATTAGTTGTAACAGCAAAACCTGAAACCATAGCTAAAAATTCTTACATTTTGGTTAATGACAAACCAAATAACGTGACCGAAATACAATTTCAAGTAATTGACAAGGGCTATGTTACTGAAAAGGAATATAAAAAATTATCCAAATCATATAAGAATGTCGAAACGTATGCTTCAAATAATGAAGATGATTTTCACATTAAAATTCTAAATTAA
- a CDS encoding TlpA family protein disulfide reductase — translation MKGKTKYFIALLILFSFSMKAQISIGDELPKVVLKNSHNQEIEITSFKGKYILVDFWASWCQPCRLGNKKLVKLHKDLNTEKIEIIGISIDADKSKWIKAIEKDKIKFTQLIDPKGFDAKTAILFGVDELPSKYLFNPEGILIKKNPTEEEILKLIKE, via the coding sequence ATGAAAGGTAAAACGAAATATTTCATAGCACTTCTTATACTGTTTTCATTTTCAATGAAAGCTCAAATTAGTATTGGTGATGAATTGCCAAAAGTTGTATTAAAAAATAGTCATAACCAAGAGATAGAAATTACTTCTTTCAAAGGAAAATACATCCTTGTAGATTTTTGGGCTTCATGGTGTCAACCGTGTCGTCTTGGAAATAAAAAATTAGTAAAACTCCATAAAGATTTAAATACTGAGAAAATCGAGATAATAGGAATTTCGATTGATGCAGATAAAAGTAAATGGATAAAAGCTATTGAAAAGGATAAAATAAAATTTACGCAGCTTATCGACCCTAAAGGTTTTGATGCCAAAACTGCCATTTTGTTTGGAGTAGACGAATTACCATCCAAATACTTATTTAACCCTGAAGGTATTCTAATTAAAAAAAATCCAACAGAAGAAGAAATATTGAAATTAATAAAAGAGTAA
- a CDS encoding YncE family protein → MKNLSIIASFVGALFLSSCNDNDDKMDMAVNIDYPAAYVINGEDASVSVIKLSTGEVTQTIELMGSGADMIMWPHHISSHQDHLAIGVPGMDFSAGHTGSTSGMTGKMLIINAMTGKTIENMNLPAMNHNTIYSPDGTEIWVPQMDIDGKVLVYNATTYALKNTITVGMMPAELTFSSDGTKAYVANGDDDSISVINVSSKTVVATITVGDNPVGAWTGSNGKMYVDNEDGQTISVIDVATDTVEETIALGFMPGIASYNGIKNELWVSDPMNGKVHYYTWDAGMGMWMHGSSFNTGAGAHAIAFTTDGNTAYVTNQAANTVSVVNTTSHTVTKTINVGVKPNGIVIKM, encoded by the coding sequence ATGAAAAATTTATCAATCATAGCTTCGTTCGTTGGAGCATTATTTCTGTCTTCTTGTAATGACAATGACGACAAAATGGATATGGCCGTAAATATTGATTATCCGGCTGCTTATGTAATAAATGGTGAAGATGCTTCGGTTTCTGTAATTAAATTATCTACAGGTGAAGTTACCCAAACAATTGAATTAATGGGAAGTGGTGCAGATATGATTATGTGGCCACATCACATTTCATCACACCAAGATCATTTGGCTATTGGTGTACCTGGAATGGATTTCTCAGCAGGTCATACAGGTAGTACATCGGGAATGACAGGAAAAATGCTGATTATTAATGCTATGACTGGTAAAACGATAGAAAACATGAATCTTCCTGCTATGAACCACAATACAATTTATTCACCGGATGGCACAGAAATTTGGGTACCGCAAATGGATATAGATGGAAAAGTATTGGTATATAATGCTACTACTTATGCACTAAAAAACACAATAACAGTCGGAATGATGCCTGCCGAATTAACATTTTCATCAGATGGTACAAAAGCTTATGTGGCAAATGGTGATGATGACAGTATATCTGTAATCAATGTAAGTTCAAAAACGGTCGTAGCTACAATAACTGTAGGTGATAATCCGGTAGGAGCTTGGACTGGAAGTAACGGAAAAATGTATGTAGATAACGAAGACGGGCAAACCATTTCGGTTATAGACGTGGCAACTGATACGGTCGAAGAAACAATTGCATTAGGATTTATGCCGGGAATAGCATCATATAACGGTATCAAAAATGAACTATGGGTTTCAGACCCGATGAATGGTAAGGTACATTACTATACTTGGGATGCAGGTATGGGTATGTGGATGCATGGAAGTTCATTTAATACAGGAGCCGGAGCCCATGCAATTGCCTTTACAACTGACGGTAATACGGCTTATGTAACCAATCAAGCAGCCAATACTGTGTCAGTTGTTAATACTACAAGTCATACGGTAACTAAAACGATAAACGTTGGGGTAAAACCTAACGGAATAGTTATTAAAATGTAA